In Streptomyces sp. NBC_00414, a single window of DNA contains:
- a CDS encoding GMC family oxidoreductase, translating to MQEDEFDYVVVGGGTAGNVVAARLSEDPSVTVCVLEAGPSDVGDDAVMKLERWMGLLESGYDWDYPVEPQASGNSFMRHARARVLGGCSSHNSCIAFWAPAEDLDDWAAAGCTGWSSAELFPLYRRLENNDAPGEHHGRTGPVKLRSLKSDDPCGTALLEACAQAGIPTTPFNTGRTVVRGAGWFQINSDENNIRQSSSVAYLHPILGKRPNLDVRTGVRAKKLVLDGRRCVGAEYLDPDLIHTRTVRARREVIVSCGSIDSAKLLMLSGIGPAGHLREVGVDVVVDAAGVGENLQDHPEGVIMWDAEQPMTTTSSQWWEAGIFYDTEPGLDRPDLMFHYGSVPFDMNTARWGYPTSENAFCLTPNVTRAKSRGTVRLRTRDYRDKPKVDPRYFTHEHDARVMTYGLKLARRIASQPALSGWAGAELAPGPDVRTDDELLDYIHKTHNTVYHPSCTVKMGAPGDASAPLDPRLRVKGVERLRVADGAVMPDLVSVNPCITTMMIGEKCADLLKEDA from the coding sequence ATGCAAGAAGATGAGTTCGACTATGTGGTGGTGGGTGGGGGCACCGCGGGCAATGTGGTGGCGGCCCGGCTCTCCGAGGACCCGTCCGTCACGGTGTGCGTCCTGGAGGCCGGGCCCAGTGACGTCGGCGACGACGCCGTCATGAAGCTGGAGCGCTGGATGGGGCTGCTGGAGTCGGGCTACGACTGGGACTACCCGGTCGAGCCGCAGGCCAGCGGCAACAGTTTCATGCGGCACGCCCGCGCCAGGGTGCTCGGCGGCTGTTCCTCGCACAACTCCTGTATCGCCTTCTGGGCACCGGCCGAGGACCTGGACGACTGGGCCGCCGCGGGCTGTACGGGGTGGAGCTCGGCCGAACTCTTCCCGCTCTACCGGCGGCTGGAGAACAACGACGCTCCCGGCGAGCACCACGGCCGCACCGGCCCGGTGAAGCTTCGTTCGCTGAAGAGCGACGACCCCTGTGGGACCGCCCTGTTGGAGGCCTGCGCCCAGGCGGGCATTCCGACCACCCCGTTCAACACGGGCAGGACCGTGGTGCGGGGCGCCGGTTGGTTCCAGATCAACTCCGACGAGAACAACATCCGGCAGTCCTCGTCGGTCGCGTATCTGCACCCGATCCTCGGCAAGCGGCCCAACCTGGACGTCCGTACCGGGGTGCGCGCCAAGAAGCTCGTGCTCGACGGGCGGCGCTGTGTCGGCGCCGAGTACCTGGACCCGGACCTGATCCACACCCGGACGGTACGGGCCCGGCGCGAGGTGATCGTGTCCTGCGGCTCGATCGACAGCGCGAAGCTGCTGATGCTGTCGGGCATCGGGCCCGCCGGGCATCTGCGCGAGGTGGGCGTCGACGTGGTGGTGGACGCGGCCGGAGTGGGCGAGAACCTCCAGGACCATCCCGAGGGCGTCATCATGTGGGACGCCGAGCAGCCCATGACGACCACCTCCAGCCAGTGGTGGGAGGCGGGCATCTTCTACGACACCGAACCGGGTCTGGACCGGCCCGACCTGATGTTCCACTACGGCTCGGTGCCGTTCGACATGAACACCGCGCGGTGGGGCTACCCGACCTCCGAGAACGCGTTCTGCCTCACCCCGAACGTCACCCGCGCGAAGTCACGCGGCACGGTGCGGCTGCGGACCCGCGACTACCGGGACAAGCCGAAGGTCGATCCGCGGTACTTCACGCACGAGCACGACGCGCGCGTGATGACGTACGGGCTGAAGCTGGCCCGGCGGATCGCCTCGCAGCCCGCGCTGAGCGGGTGGGCCGGGGCCGAGCTGGCCCCCGGCCCCGACGTCCGCACGGACGACGAGCTGCTCGACTACATCCACAAGACCCACAACACCGTCTACCACCCGTCCTGCACGGTGAAGATGGGTGCGCCGGGTGACGCCTCCGCCCCGCTCGACCCGCGGTTGCGGGTCAAGGGGGTGGAACGGCTGCGGGTCGCTGACGGGGCTGTGATGCCGGATCTGGTCAGCGTGAATCCGTGCATCACGACGATGATGATCGGCGAGAAGTGCGCCGATCTTCTGAAAGAGGATGCGTAA